The Bacteroidota bacterium genomic sequence TTTGTCTCTAAAGGATTTAATCCCAACGAGCATGCCAAAATCAGTATCATGATGAGCACTTTCGGGAAATGCGTTGAAATTGAAGAGGCCAAACTCGATGCGTATTTTATCCTGACCGGAATCGGACCGACTTTCTTATGGTTCCAGCTTTTCCAGCTGGAGGAAATTGCAAAATCCTTTGGTCTTACCACCCAGGAAACCAGCAAGGCTATACTTGAAATGACCTCAGGTGCGGTAAAAACCATGTATAGCGCCGGACTGACCAAGGAAGAAGTAATGGATCTGATTGGAACCAAGCCTTTGCAGGATGATGAAGAAATCATAAAAAACATTTATAAAAACAGATTAACTCACTTTTTTGAAAATCTTCAGAAAGATTAAACCATTTATTAAGGGATTAATCTTACAAAGCAATTTAATATTTTCAATGCCGACAAAGCAGGATAAAGTAAAAACAAAATCAGAAATTGACCTTATTAACGGAAAATCTTAGAAAATATTCTTAAAATAAAAGGGCTGCGTAAAAAACCTGTTATCAGGTGGATTAAGCAGCCTCTTTTGTTTATTTATTTCGCCTCCGCATTCATTTTTTTCTTAAATTTACACAACCAATCAGAAACTTCTGACAAATGACAGGAGAATTGCATGAGGAACCTGCTGGAGAAGAACAGACTAAACTTAATGAGAAACTAAGATTAAAGTACAGCTTGGCATTTCCGTTACTATTTACGTTAATAGCCTGGATGATTAAATTAAGCGAAATTACTCTGAATTCTGATTTTTCAATCCTGGGGATATATCCCAGGACATTATGGGGCTTAATCGGCATTATTTTAGCACCTCTGATTCATGCAAATATTCATCATCTTTTAAGCAATACCATCCCATTGCTCACACTGAGTGTGGCAATATTTTATTTTTACAGGGGTATTGCAATGAAAATTTTTTTGACTACCTACATTTTAAGTGGTTTGGGCGTATGGATTATAGGACGGCCTGCTTATCATATCGGGGCAAGCGGGTTGGTATATGGTTTTGCATCATTCCTGTTTTTCAGTGGAATAATCAGAAACGACATCAAACTTTTATCTATTTCCCTGCTTGTTATTTTTATGTATGGCAGCCTGGTTTGGGGCATATTCCCTTTCGCATATAATATCTCCTGGGAATCTCATCTGATGGGAGGCATCATTGGCTTTGCATTAGCGATAATTTACCGGCATCATGGTCCTAAATCCCAACCCCCAACCTGGGAAGACGAACCGGATTCTGATGATGACTTTGCATTTAGTGATGAAGAGGATATGATAGGCAAAGAAAAAGAACAAACTATCCTAAAAATTGGAATTATAAATGCGGATTGCAGTAAACTTAAAATTGATGGAAACTTATATAACGGTTAGCAAATTATTCGTCTAATCTTTAAATTTTACGCATATGTTACTAAAAATTTATCCTCAGAACCCAAGCAACAGGCAAATCCTAAAGGTTGTTGAAATACTGGAAAAAGGTGGCATTATCATTTATCCCACTGATACGGTCTATGGCATTGGTTGCGATATTTTTGACCAAAAATCTATAATACGAATCGCAC encodes the following:
- a CDS encoding rhomboid family intramembrane serine protease — encoded protein: MTGELHEEPAGEEQTKLNEKLRLKYSLAFPLLFTLIAWMIKLSEITLNSDFSILGIYPRTLWGLIGIILAPLIHANIHHLLSNTIPLLTLSVAIFYFYRGIAMKIFLTTYILSGLGVWIIGRPAYHIGASGLVYGFASFLFFSGIIRNDIKLLSISLLVIFMYGSLVWGIFPFAYNISWESHLMGGIIGFALAIIYRHHGPKSQPPTWEDEPDSDDDFAFSDEEDMIGKEKEQTILKIGIINADCSKLKIDGNLYNG